The genomic DNA CCATCAAACACGTCAAGTCCAACGCCATCCTCTTTGCGAAAGACACCGAGACAGTCGGCGTCGGGATGGGACAGGTCTCACGGGTTGACGCCGTCCGACTGGCGGCGATGAAAGCCGACGAACACGCCGAGGGCAAGGACGCCGACGGGGCCGTGATGGCCTCCGACGCCTTCTTCCCGTTCCCCGACGGCATCGAAGAGGCTGCCGAGGCGGGCATCGAGGCCGTCGTCCAGCCCGGTGGCTCGGTCAACGATGAGGACGTCATCGCGGCCGCCGACGAACACGACATCGCGATGGCCTTCACCGGCCAGCGGGCGTTCCAGCACTGACCGCGGACGGCTGGACTTTTGAGTCGCCGGCACGACTTCGGTTCTATGACCGACACTGACGACGCCATCGAAACGTTCCTTGCCGAATCCGAGACGGTTCTCGAAGAGTACGACCAGGGATACGCCGACGCCGACGCGACGCTTCGACAGCTCCGACAACATATCGAGACGCTCCGCGAGGCACACGACGACGCCTGAGCGACGACCGCTTCCAGCAGAATTAACGTGGCGCGGACCGGCAGTTCTTTTATGACCGACTTCTCCGACCGCGTCGAGCGGGTCTCGATAAGCGGTATCCGTGAGGTATTCGAAGCGGCCGGCGACGACGCCATCAATCTCGGCCTCGGCCAGCCGGACTTTCCGACTCCGGACCACGTCCGTGAGGCAGCCATCGAAGCCATCGAGGCCGGCGATGTCGACGCTTACACCTCGAACAAGGGCACTCGCGAACTCCGCGAGGCAATCGCCGCGAAGTACGACCGCGACAACGACTTCGCCGTCGACCCGGAGAACATCGTCGCCACCTCGGGCGGCAGCGAGGCGCTCCATCTGGCAATCGAAGCCCACGTCGACGCCGGCGAGGAGGTCATCTTCCCCGATCCCGGCTTCGTCTCCTACGACGCGCTGACGCATATCGCGGGCGGTGAACCGAACCCGGTTTCGCTGCGTGATGACCTGACGCTCTCGCCGGCCGATGTCGAGGCGGCTATCACCGACGACACCGCGATGTTCGTCGTCAACAGCCCGGCGAACCCGACGGGTGCGGTCCAAAGCGAGGCCGATATGCGGGAGTTCGCACGCATCGCCGCCGACCACGATGTCGTCTGCCTTTCCGATGAAGTCTACGAACCGTTCGTTTTCGACGGCGTCCATCGGTCGCCGGCGGCCTTCGACGAGACGGGTAACGTCGTCGTCGTCAACGCCGCCTCGAAAGCCTACTCGATGACTGGCTGGCGGCTCGGGTGGGTCACCGGTACGAGCGAGCGCATCGACCGGATGCTCCGGGTCCACCAGTACGCACAGGCTTGTGCCTCTGCCCCGGCCCAGTACGCAGCCGAAGCGGCGCTTTCGGGACCGCAGGAGCCGGTCGAAGAGATGCGGTCGGCCTTCGAGACCCGCCGTGACGTACTCGTTGACGGGCTCGAAGATATGGGCCTTTCAGTTCCGACGCCGAAAGGAGCCTTCTATGCGATGCCGGAGGTGCCGGACGGCTGGACGGATGAAGTCATCGACCGCGGTGTCGTCGTCGTTCCCGGCGAGGCGTTCGGCGACGCCGGTGCCGGCCACGCGCGCATCTCGTATGCGGTCGATGTCGAGACGCTGAAAGATGCCCTCGAAGTAATGGGCGAAGCGACGGCCGCGCTCCGGTAGCCCGTTCAGCTCGCCGTCGAGACGATTTTGATAACGTCGCCCTCGGCGAGTTCGTGGCCTTCGCCGATACGGCGTTCCTCGCGGGCGTCGACAGCGTGGAGGTATCCCTCGCCGATATCCGAGTGGACGGCGAACGCGAGGTCTTTTGGCGTCGCTCCCGACGGCAGCAGGAACGCATCGGGAAGCACGTCGCCTTGTCCGTCCGTCCAGCGTGTCTCGTTTTGCACCGGATACACTGTAATCTGGTCGAGGAGTCCGTAGACCGCCTCGTCGAGTGCCTCTTGAACGCCGGTGCCGCCCCACTGGTCGATGACCGACCGGACCGATTCGAGGCCCTGCCGCTGTGCCTCCGAAACCTCCGCGGCAATCTCGAAGGCCTCGTCGCCGGGGTCGTAGTCGACGACGCCGGCCTCGACGCCGCGGCGTAACGCCAACTCGCCTTCGGCGGTACAGGGAATGACACGCTCTGCTGCCTCCCGGAGTCGCTCGATGTTCTCTTCGGGGGCGATGTCGGCCTTGTTCGCGACAACGACGATGGGCTTTGTCCGCTCACGGAGCAGCCGCGCCAGCTCCTCGCGGTCGGCGTCGCTCCAAGCACCCGGGTCTGTCTCGTACTCCAGTTCTCGGAGGACAGCCATCACGTCGTACTCGCTTGCGCCGACGCCGGTGAGCAGCTCCGTCAGCGCCGCCTCGAAGTCGAACTCCGGCGACCGGGCCTGCCGCTCGATGGTCTCCCAGTTCCGCTCGACGATATCCGCGAGCCACAGGTCCATCTCCGTCTCGATGAACTCGACGTCCTCGAGTGGGTCGTAGCTGCCGGCCTCGACCGGCTCCCCCTCGGCGTCGGTTCCGCCGGAGGCGTCGACGACGTGGAGGATGACATCGGCGTTTGTCAGTTCGTCGAGGAACTGGTTACCGAGTCCCTTTCCTTCGTGTGCGCCGGGAACGAGCCCGGCCACGTCGAGCAGTTCGACGGGGACGTACCGCTTGCCGCCGTGGCAGGTGTCGTTGCCACAGCGAGATTCCAAATCGAGGCAGGGACACCGAGTACGAACGTGTGTGACGCCGCGGTTCGGGTCGATGGTGGTAAAGGGGTAGTTGCCGGTGTCGGCGTCGGCCATCGTCGCGGCGGTGTAAAATGTCGACTTGCCAGCGTTCGGCTTGCCGGCCAGCGCAACCGAGAGCATACCCGGGCTACCGGCGGCTCTCGTATATCGTTCCCGGTCGCTACGACTCCTCCGTGTCGGTGACGACGGCCGAGACATCGTCGTCGCCGACGCCGTTCGTTGTGGGGTCGCTGTGGTCGTCAGCCTCCGTATCAGCGGCGCCGTCGCCCGTCGTGTCGCCTTGTCCGTCCGTCCAGTCGTGGCGCGCCTCCTCCAGCGACCGCACCGCTGGCTTCGGCTCTGTGGTGTCCAGCGGCACGAACGCAGCGGACCGTTCGTGTGACTCGTCATCAGCCTCCGGCTGTTCCGAGCCGTCGGCAGCAGCGTCGGGTGTCGACTCCTCCGGGCTTTCGGAGCCTGTCCCCGGGTCGTCGTCGGCTGCCGCTCCGCCGCGGTCAGCGTCGGTTGCTTGCTCGTCCGTTGCGGGCTTTGCCGCTGGCTCGTCCGGACTGTCTTCCGGCTCCGCCTCTGTTTCTGTGGTCTCGTGACCACTCGCGACGGCTCCGCGCCCGCGTTCACCGCTCGGCGACCGCTCACGCTCGAACTCGATGCCGTCGCGGGCGCGAATCGTTCCCTCGACATCGGCGGCTTCCGAGAGCGTACAGGCCTCACAGGAGATGTCGCCCCGTATTCGAACGCCGGGGGCGACAGCCACGTCGCCGTCTTTCGTCGTCACGTCACCGTGGACGACGGTGTCGTCGCCGATTCGGATGTCACCTTTCGCCCGCAGGCTGCCGAAGACTTCCGTGGCCGTTCCGACTTCGATGTCTGTCGCGCGGATGTTGCCGTGGAGCCGGCAGTCGTCGCCGATGGTCGCGGGTGTCGAAACCCGCCAGGCGTCGTCGGAGACGCGGCCGCCCCGCGGAATGACGACCGGGTCGGCCGCCTGGTCGTCGGTCAGAAACTCCTCGGCGACCTCCTCGGCGGCCTCCTCGTCGCCCATCCGGAGCAGATGCGACAGGTAGACAAAGAGGAAGACGATAGTCGGCATCGGATTCCGGATGACAATCCAGCCGTTGGCCTCGAAGCCCTCCTCGATGTCGACGTCGTCGCCGATGTCGAGGTCGCCGGAGACGATGAGTTGGCCGGTGATGTGGACCCGCTCGCCGAGATAGGCGTCCTCGCCGACGAGCACGTTGCCGTCGACTTCACACCACATGTCGAGCCGACAGTCGCCGTCGGCCTCGATGTCGCCGCCGAACTGGACTCGCTCGCCGGCGACGATGTTGCTCCCGCGGACGCCGAGCTCGACGACGCTTTGGCCGCCGACGAGTACGTCACCGTCCGTGACGAGGTCGTGCTCCCGGACGTGGGTTCCGTCCGGAATCGCCAACTCGTCCAGTGGGTCGGGGCCGAACACGGTCGAACGTTCGCGTCACGCCTATTAAATCCTCCTCGGCGTCTGACGGGCGGCTGACTACCATCGCCGCTGCCACTGGCGAGGCAGCCCCGACCGCCGGCGAAACGAACGCCAACAGTGGCCCTTATGCGTTCGTCGCGCCAAGCGTGGCTATGACCGTTCTTTCGTTCGACGAGGAGGGGGTTGATGTCATCTACGAGGGTACCGAGTTCCGCCTCGAAAAGGACCTCATCGAGGAAGCGACCGAAAAGCCGTATCCCGAGGTGACCGACCACGAGGTGCTGCAAATCATCGAAGAAAACCCGTCGCTGAGCGACGAACCGCGACGCATCGCGGATATTTTGGGCTGATTCGGCTGCCGGGCAGGTTCCGCCC from Natronomonas pharaonis DSM 2160 includes the following:
- a CDS encoding DUF5800 family protein; this translates as MTVLSFDEEGVDVIYEGTEFRLEKDLIEEATEKPYPEVTDHEVLQIIEENPSLSDEPRRIADILG
- a CDS encoding redox-regulated ATPase YchF encodes the protein MLSVALAGKPNAGKSTFYTAATMADADTGNYPFTTIDPNRGVTHVRTRCPCLDLESRCGNDTCHGGKRYVPVELLDVAGLVPGAHEGKGLGNQFLDELTNADVILHVVDASGGTDAEGEPVEAGSYDPLEDVEFIETEMDLWLADIVERNWETIERQARSPEFDFEAALTELLTGVGASEYDVMAVLRELEYETDPGAWSDADREELARLLRERTKPIVVVANKADIAPEENIERLREAAERVIPCTAEGELALRRGVEAGVVDYDPGDEAFEIAAEVSEAQRQGLESVRSVIDQWGGTGVQEALDEAVYGLLDQITVYPVQNETRWTDGQGDVLPDAFLLPSGATPKDLAFAVHSDIGEGYLHAVDAREERRIGEGHELAEGDVIKIVSTAS
- a CDS encoding polymer-forming cytoskeletal protein; this encodes MFGPDPLDELAIPDGTHVREHDLVTDGDVLVGGQSVVELGVRGSNIVAGERVQFGGDIEADGDCRLDMWCEVDGNVLVGEDAYLGERVHITGQLIVSGDLDIGDDVDIEEGFEANGWIVIRNPMPTIVFLFVYLSHLLRMGDEEAAEEVAEEFLTDDQAADPVVIPRGGRVSDDAWRVSTPATIGDDCRLHGNIRATDIEVGTATEVFGSLRAKGDIRIGDDTVVHGDVTTKDGDVAVAPGVRIRGDISCEACTLSEAADVEGTIRARDGIEFERERSPSGERGRGAVASGHETTETEAEPEDSPDEPAAKPATDEQATDADRGGAAADDDPGTGSESPEESTPDAAADGSEQPEADDESHERSAAFVPLDTTEPKPAVRSLEEARHDWTDGQGDTTGDGAADTEADDHSDPTTNGVGDDDVSAVVTDTEES
- a CDS encoding pyridoxal phosphate-dependent aminotransferase; the protein is MTDFSDRVERVSISGIREVFEAAGDDAINLGLGQPDFPTPDHVREAAIEAIEAGDVDAYTSNKGTRELREAIAAKYDRDNDFAVDPENIVATSGGSEALHLAIEAHVDAGEEVIFPDPGFVSYDALTHIAGGEPNPVSLRDDLTLSPADVEAAITDDTAMFVVNSPANPTGAVQSEADMREFARIAADHDVVCLSDEVYEPFVFDGVHRSPAAFDETGNVVVVNAASKAYSMTGWRLGWVTGTSERIDRMLRVHQYAQACASAPAQYAAEAALSGPQEPVEEMRSAFETRRDVLVDGLEDMGLSVPTPKGAFYAMPEVPDGWTDEVIDRGVVVVPGEAFGDAGAGHARISYAVDVETLKDALEVMGEATAALR